CGGCCAGCCCCAAAAACCCATGACCGCATCGCCATGAAAATCGCCGACCACGCCCCCTGTTTGCAGAATATGGTGCGTCGTCACACCGAGCGCCTGACTCACGCGCTGGAGCAGTTCGTGCAACTGTGCCGAGAGTTTTTCGCTGGCCCGCGAGAAGCCACGCAGATCGCAAAATAGCACGGTCACATCGGCTTCGCGCGGGGCGAGCACGGCGTCGGCGTCTTGATCGGCCAGTGCTTCCAGCACGACAGGCGAGAAGAACTGACTCAGGCCAGCCTGTTTGCGCGCGAGCTTGCGGGCCTCCCGCAGGCTGCCGAACGTGGCGGCGGTCAGTTCGGTGAACTTAATTTCTTCGCCGAGCGAATCGACATCGGCACCCACGTCGAGCGCTGCATCGCCGGCGAAACTTCCGGTCACGTACAGTGCCCAGCCCCTACACGCATTGCCGCTAATGGGAGTGCAAAAGGCCCAGTCGAGTCCTTCACTGAGCGTGAAATCGCCGGGCCCGCGCTCCGCACCACTCCACACATAGACAACGCTCTGCTTCGTTTTCACCGCCTGGCGAATGAGTCGCTCGCTGGGATTAAAGTCGGCACCGGAGAGGATGCGCCGGTCCCAGTGCAGCACCTTCAGTTCCGAGGGGATGACATCCTGCGGCTCAGTGATTTCGACAATCGCCGCTGCTGCGGCGCGGTTGATGCCGCCGAGCAGCAAGTTCACCAGGCGCACGAAGAGCTCGCTGTCGCTAGACGAACTGGTGATCACGTCGGGCAAGCGACTGAGAACTTCCATCCGTTGATCGGGACGACGATAGACCTGGCTGCGCAGCTCCTCAATGCTGAATGTCCGCTCGGTAATGGGGTTCGGTTCATTTTGCCCCAGCAGCACCCGTTCGTTGGCGAAGGTGAACGTGGTCTCGCCGATGACGAAGTGATCGCCGGGCTGAATTTCGAAGGAGTCGCTCCTGCGGCCGCGATAGAAAATCGGATTGCGCGCGTCGGGATGCAGACGGACAACGAGTCGCCCATCTTGAAAGGTCAACTCCGCATGTTTGCGACTGATCCGTTCGTCCCACGGCGTCGACCATGGTCCACCAGCGCGGCCGAGCACTTGCGGCACATCCAGCGGCAAACGACGCCGCCAACGAAACTGCGGTTGCGAGCCCTGAGCAATCAAATCGGCCATAGAGATTTCGGTGTGCGCTTGGGTGCCGGCGTATCTGGGGTCGGGAGTCTTTAGCGAGAAAAGGCTTTCCAGCGAGGTTAGTCACCTTTCGCCAAAGACTCCCGACCCCTGCAAACCACGATCGTTACTTCTTCACTTGCGA
Above is a window of Anatilimnocola aggregata DNA encoding:
- a CDS encoding adenylate/guanylate cyclase domain-containing protein → MADLIAQGSQPQFRWRRRLPLDVPQVLGRAGGPWSTPWDERISRKHAELTFQDGRLVVRLHPDARNPIFYRGRRSDSFEIQPGDHFVIGETTFTFANERVLLGQNEPNPITERTFSIEELRSQVYRRPDQRMEVLSRLPDVITSSSSDSELFVRLVNLLLGGINRAAAAAIVEITEPQDVIPSELKVLHWDRRILSGADFNPSERLIRQAVKTKQSVVYVWSGAERGPGDFTLSEGLDWAFCTPISGNACRGWALYVTGSFAGDAALDVGADVDSLGEEIKFTELTAATFGSLREARKLARKQAGLSQFFSPVVLEALADQDADAVLAPREADVTVLFCDLRGFSRASEKLSAQLHELLQRVSQALGVTTHHILQTGGVVGDFHGDAVMGFWGWPLAQANAVTRACQAALGIRAEFAAAAAQGADHPLANFRVGIGIATGRAVAGKIGTVDQVKVTVFGPVVNLASRLEEMTKAVRVPILLDEVTAAEARRLIPADEARIRTLAKVRPAGLDTPLVVSELLPPFLAWPQLSDEHIASFEAAGQALNARDWPRALQLLHQVPPDDLAKDFLTVFIAQHNRTPPDNWDGIVPVARN